One Nostoc punctiforme PCC 73102 DNA window includes the following coding sequences:
- the uvrA gene encoding excinuclease ABC subunit UvrA: MSDKQLAASLNGHLPYPSHNSQNTIRIRGARQHNLKNIDLELPRDRLIVFTGVSGSGKSSLAFDTIFAEGQRRYVESLSAYARQFLGQLDKPDVEAIEGLSPAISIDQKSTSHNPRSTVGTVTEIYDYLRLLFGRAGEPHCPICDRCIAPQTIDEMCDRIMELPDRTRFQILAPVVRGKKGTHRKLLSSLASQGFVRVRINGEIRELSDSIELDKNFTHTIEVVIDRLVKKADIQERLVDSLSTCLKQSGGIAAILVSLLGDDGQEKEEELVFSENFACPEHGAVMEELSPRLFSFNSPYGACPHCHGIGTLRRFAPDLIVPDWEAPVYAAIAPWSEKDNSYYLELLYSVGQIYGFELQTNWSKLTEEQQQIILFGEKDERAAEAQKKQSFKGAIPILQRQYEGGSELIKQKLEQYLIDQPCEVCQGKRLKPEALAVKLGQYGILELTTVSIRDCRERIEQFKLSDRQLQIADLVLREIKARLQFLLDVGLDYLTLDRPAMTLSGGEAQRIRLATQIGSGLTGVLYVLDEPSIGLHQRDNGRLLKTLTKLRDLGNTLIVVEHDEETIRAANHIVDIGPGAGIHGGNIIAQGDFETLLAAEDSLTGAYLSGRRVITTPAERREGNGRSLGIKNAHRNNLQNIDVDIPLGKLVSITGVSGSGKSTLINELLYPSLQHHLTKKVPLPRHLDKIQGLNAIDKAIVIDQSPIGRTPRSNPATYTGIFDAIRDVFSQTVEAKARGYKPGQFSFNVKGGRCEACSGQGVNVIEMNFLPDVYVQCEICKGARYNRETLQVKYKDKSISDVLRMTVEESLDFFQNIPKAIARLQTLFDVGLGYVQLGQPATTLSGGEAQRVKLATELSRRATGKTLYLIDEPTTGLSFYDVHKLLDVLQRLVDKGNSILVIEHNLDVIRCSDWVIDLGPEGGDKGGELIAVGTPEEVAKNPRSYTGQYLKQVLKQYPARKS, encoded by the coding sequence ATGTCAGACAAACAGCTAGCAGCATCCTTGAATGGACATCTTCCGTACCCCAGCCACAACAGCCAGAATACCATTCGGATTCGGGGTGCTAGGCAGCATAATCTGAAAAATATTGACTTGGAATTGCCACGCGATCGCCTAATCGTATTCACTGGCGTTTCTGGTTCTGGTAAGTCTTCCCTAGCATTTGATACCATTTTCGCTGAAGGGCAACGTCGCTATGTGGAATCCCTCAGCGCCTACGCACGGCAATTTTTAGGACAACTGGATAAGCCGGATGTAGAAGCCATTGAAGGCTTAAGTCCAGCAATTTCTATTGACCAAAAGTCAACGTCTCATAACCCCCGTTCCACTGTGGGTACGGTGACGGAGATTTACGACTATTTGCGGCTGTTGTTTGGTCGCGCTGGCGAACCCCATTGTCCGATATGCGATCGCTGTATTGCACCCCAGACAATCGATGAGATGTGCGATCGCATCATGGAATTACCAGATCGCACCCGCTTCCAAATTCTTGCACCCGTTGTCAGGGGGAAAAAAGGCACACACCGGAAGCTTTTGTCAAGTCTTGCTTCTCAAGGTTTTGTCCGCGTGCGGATCAATGGCGAGATCCGCGAACTGTCAGATTCCATTGAATTGGATAAAAACTTTACCCACACCATCGAAGTGGTAATTGACCGCTTGGTAAAAAAGGCTGATATTCAGGAGCGTTTGGTTGATTCCCTGTCTACGTGTCTCAAGCAATCCGGTGGGATTGCAGCCATTTTGGTAAGTTTGCTTGGTGACGACGGACAAGAAAAAGAAGAAGAGTTAGTATTTTCGGAAAACTTTGCCTGTCCAGAACATGGCGCAGTAATGGAGGAACTATCACCGCGATTGTTCTCCTTTAACTCGCCTTATGGCGCTTGTCCGCACTGTCATGGAATCGGGACTTTAAGAAGATTTGCGCCAGACTTGATTGTACCTGACTGGGAAGCGCCAGTTTATGCTGCGATCGCGCCTTGGTCAGAAAAAGATAATTCTTATTACTTGGAATTACTCTATAGCGTCGGACAGATTTATGGGTTTGAGTTACAGACAAATTGGAGCAAGCTGACAGAAGAACAGCAGCAAATTATTTTATTTGGAGAGAAAGATGAACGAGCCGCAGAGGCACAAAAAAAGCAGAGTTTTAAAGGTGCTATTCCAATTTTGCAACGGCAGTATGAGGGTGGTTCTGAATTAATTAAACAAAAATTAGAGCAGTATTTAATCGATCAACCGTGTGAAGTTTGTCAGGGAAAACGGTTAAAACCAGAAGCCTTGGCGGTGAAGTTGGGACAATATGGAATTTTAGAATTAACTACCGTATCAATTCGGGATTGTCGAGAGAGAATTGAGCAATTTAAGTTGAGCGATCGCCAATTACAAATTGCTGATTTAGTTCTGAGAGAAATCAAAGCTAGATTACAATTTTTGTTGGATGTCGGTTTAGATTATCTCACTCTTGACCGTCCCGCCATGACTCTTTCCGGTGGCGAAGCCCAACGAATTCGTCTAGCAACGCAAATTGGTTCTGGCTTAACAGGAGTTCTCTACGTTTTAGATGAACCGAGTATTGGTTTGCATCAACGAGATAATGGCAGATTGCTCAAAACCTTAACGAAATTGCGCGATTTGGGTAATACATTAATTGTCGTTGAACATGATGAAGAAACAATTCGCGCAGCTAACCATATAGTTGATATTGGGCCTGGTGCAGGAATTCACGGCGGAAATATTATCGCCCAAGGTGATTTTGAGACGTTATTAGCAGCAGAAGATTCCTTGACAGGTGCGTATTTATCAGGAAGACGGGTAATTACCACACCAGCAGAACGCCGAGAAGGAAATGGGCGTAGTTTGGGAATTAAAAATGCCCATCGCAATAATCTACAAAATATAGATGTAGACATTCCGCTAGGTAAACTCGTCTCCATTACTGGTGTGTCTGGTTCTGGCAAATCTACACTGATTAACGAATTACTATATCCATCTCTGCAACACCATTTAACTAAGAAAGTTCCCTTACCGAGACATTTGGATAAAATCCAGGGATTAAACGCGATTGATAAAGCGATCGTTATCGATCAATCTCCCATTGGACGAACACCACGTTCCAACCCTGCAACTTACACAGGAATTTTCGATGCCATTCGAGATGTATTTTCCCAAACAGTAGAAGCCAAAGCTAGGGGTTACAAACCCGGACAATTTTCCTTCAACGTTAAAGGTGGACGTTGCGAAGCTTGTAGCGGACAGGGTGTGAATGTGATTGAAATGAACTTTCTCCCGGATGTTTACGTGCAATGCGAAATTTGTAAAGGTGCTAGATACAACCGCGAGACTTTGCAGGTGAAGTACAAAGATAAGTCTATCTCTGATGTACTGAGAATGACAGTTGAAGAGAGTTTAGACTTTTTCCAGAATATACCCAAAGCGATCGCGCGTTTGCAAACTTTATTTGATGTCGGGTTGGGTTATGTCCAGCTAGGACAACCTGCAACTACCTTATCTGGTGGTGAAGCGCAACGGGTAAAATTAGCAACCGAATTATCTCGACGCGCCACAGGGAAGACACTGTATTTAATAGATGAACCGACCACAGGGTTATCTTTTTACGATGTCCACAAATTGTTAGATGTATTGCAAAGATTGGTAGATAAAGGTAATTCCATATTAGTAATTGAACATAACTTAGATGTAATTCGCTGTTCTGATTGGGTGATAGATTTGGGGCCAGAAGGTGGCGACAAAGGTGGAGAATTAATTGCTGTGGGGACACCAGAGGAAGTTGCAA